One genomic region from Amycolatopsis sp. FBCC-B4732 encodes:
- a CDS encoding BTAD domain-containing putative transcriptional regulator translates to MGTDSPSGTGAAQGQARAEFRVLGAFEVRLHGRPLDLGGPRIRTLLALLIANAGRVTGVDTMADALWDVDATPGTPRTVRTYMSRVRRSLAPVAEALGAADLIETRAAGYALRLDPVLVDAREFEQLVTAGRTALAASDPVTAADRLSRALALWRGDAYEDFGGSVALLGETRRLHALRLGAVEDRVDADLATGAGEALIGELTALSERHPGHERLWGQLMTALYRAGRQADALDAFSRARAVLVDQFGLDPSPRLAEIHRRILDNDVRLLPVATAPARPVTVAAGRNDLPGDIADFAGREPELSRLLSARDGVAHTAPTAVVIEAIDGMAGIGKTTLAIHAAHRLAGQYRDAQLFIDLHGHTSGQAPVTPAAALDTLLRALGVAADRIPVDPDARSALWRAELAGRSMLVVLDNAADAAQVRPLLPGSARALLLITSRRRLVGLEAAHTLSLDVLPETTAVDLFAGVVADDRPATEPGAVLDVVELCGHLPLAIRIAAARLRTRPAWTVAHLADRLRQAGRALAELSAGDRSVAAAFALSYEHLDAAQQRMFRLLGLNPGPDIDVPAAAALAAVSPFEAERLLESLVDDHLLQQPVTGRFRFHDLVRQHAQTTAHTEEPEPGRRTALRRLIGFHLHTGHRGSRLLDQQHPPIEVGEPPEGCVPAPLADDGAAMTWFDVNHECVLAARKAAEDAGWDTCVWQLAWTLDNFHYRRGHLQANITSWLAGLAAAERLEDLAVQARAHRRLGLVYGPFGQASEALHHLNRSLTLAKEIRDTLGQAGVHFVLALHWTHEKDDERALGHAMSALELYRTLEDGKWEARAYSLIGACLSRLGRHEEARGHAESGLALCREREDVYGEADALDSLATIAAETGRYGEALGQSHQALTLWRHLDNTYRQAGTLAAMGDAHHALGHPGQAREAWQQSIDLYRARGLHPAADEVEKRAANSGCARASAPPPPGPPT, encoded by the coding sequence ATGGGGACGGACAGCCCGAGCGGTACCGGCGCGGCTCAGGGACAGGCACGAGCGGAGTTCCGCGTGCTCGGCGCGTTCGAGGTCCGGCTGCACGGCAGGCCGCTCGACCTGGGCGGTCCCCGCATCCGCACGCTGCTCGCGCTGCTGATCGCGAACGCCGGGCGGGTGACCGGAGTGGACACCATGGCGGACGCGTTGTGGGACGTGGACGCCACTCCCGGCACCCCGCGCACGGTGCGGACGTACATGTCCCGCGTGCGCCGCTCGCTCGCCCCGGTCGCCGAAGCCCTCGGCGCGGCCGACCTGATCGAGACCCGCGCGGCCGGTTACGCCCTGCGCCTCGACCCGGTGCTCGTCGACGCCCGCGAGTTCGAACAGCTGGTCACGGCCGGGCGGACCGCCTTGGCCGCAAGCGATCCCGTGACAGCGGCGGACCGGTTGTCACGCGCGTTGGCGCTGTGGCGCGGTGACGCCTACGAGGACTTCGGCGGCTCCGTGGCGTTGCTGGGGGAAACGCGGCGGCTGCACGCGTTGCGGCTCGGCGCCGTCGAAGACCGCGTCGACGCCGACCTCGCGACCGGCGCGGGCGAGGCGCTGATCGGCGAGCTGACCGCGTTGAGCGAGCGGCACCCCGGCCACGAACGGTTGTGGGGCCAGCTGATGACGGCGCTGTACCGGGCGGGCCGCCAGGCCGACGCGCTGGACGCGTTCTCGCGCGCCCGGGCGGTGCTCGTCGATCAGTTCGGTTTGGACCCTTCGCCCCGGCTGGCCGAAATTCACCGCCGGATCCTCGACAACGACGTCCGGCTGCTGCCCGTCGCGACCGCACCGGCACGGCCGGTCACCGTCGCCGCGGGCCGCAACGACCTGCCCGGCGACATCGCCGACTTCGCCGGCCGCGAACCGGAACTGTCCCGGCTGCTGTCCGCCCGGGACGGTGTCGCGCACACCGCGCCCACCGCCGTGGTGATCGAGGCGATCGACGGGATGGCCGGCATCGGCAAGACGACGCTCGCCATCCACGCGGCGCACCGGCTCGCCGGGCAGTACCGCGACGCGCAGCTGTTCATCGACCTGCACGGGCACACGTCCGGGCAGGCACCGGTCACCCCGGCCGCGGCGCTCGACACGCTGCTGCGCGCGCTGGGCGTGGCGGCGGACCGGATCCCCGTCGACCCCGACGCCCGCTCCGCGCTGTGGCGGGCGGAACTCGCCGGCCGCTCGATGCTCGTGGTGCTGGACAACGCCGCGGACGCCGCCCAGGTCCGGCCGCTGCTGCCGGGCAGCGCGCGCGCCCTGCTGCTGATCACCAGCCGGCGGCGGCTGGTCGGCTTGGAGGCGGCGCACACCCTTTCCCTGGACGTGCTTCCGGAAACGACCGCGGTCGACCTGTTCGCCGGCGTCGTCGCCGACGACCGGCCCGCGACCGAACCCGGCGCCGTCCTCGACGTCGTCGAGCTGTGCGGGCACCTGCCGCTGGCGATCCGCATCGCGGCGGCCCGGCTGCGCACGCGGCCCGCGTGGACGGTGGCGCACCTGGCCGACCGGCTGCGCCAGGCGGGCCGGGCACTGGCCGAGCTGTCCGCGGGCGACCGCAGCGTCGCCGCCGCGTTCGCTCTGTCCTACGAGCACCTCGATGCCGCGCAGCAGCGCATGTTCCGGCTGCTGGGCCTGAACCCGGGCCCGGACATCGACGTCCCCGCCGCCGCCGCGCTCGCCGCCGTCTCCCCCTTCGAAGCCGAGCGGCTGCTCGAAAGCCTCGTCGACGACCACCTGCTCCAGCAGCCGGTGACCGGCCGGTTCCGCTTCCACGACCTCGTCCGCCAGCACGCGCAGACCACGGCCCACACCGAGGAGCCCGAACCCGGGCGGCGAACGGCGTTGCGCCGGCTGATCGGCTTCCACCTGCACACCGGTCACCGCGGCAGCCGCCTGCTCGACCAGCAGCACCCGCCGATCGAGGTGGGCGAGCCACCGGAGGGCTGCGTCCCAGCCCCGCTCGCCGACGACGGCGCCGCGATGACCTGGTTCGACGTCAACCACGAATGCGTGCTGGCGGCCCGGAAGGCGGCCGAGGACGCCGGGTGGGACACGTGCGTCTGGCAGCTGGCCTGGACGCTCGACAACTTCCACTACCGCCGCGGCCACCTGCAGGCGAACATCACGTCGTGGCTGGCGGGCCTCGCGGCGGCGGAACGGCTGGAGGACCTCGCGGTGCAGGCGCGCGCGCACCGCCGCCTCGGCCTCGTCTACGGGCCGTTCGGGCAGGCGTCCGAGGCACTGCACCACCTGAACCGGTCCTTGACACTGGCCAAGGAGATCCGCGACACGCTCGGCCAGGCGGGCGTCCACTTCGTGCTGGCATTGCACTGGACGCACGAGAAGGACGACGAGCGCGCGCTCGGCCACGCGATGAGCGCGCTCGAGCTGTACCGGACCCTCGAAGACGGCAAGTGGGAAGCCCGCGCGTACAGCCTGATCGGCGCGTGCCTGAGCCGGCTGGGCAGGCACGAGGAAGCCCGCGGCCACGCGGAGTCCGGCCTGGCCCTGTGCCGCGAACGCGAGGACGTCTACGGCGAGGCCGACGCGCTCGACAGCCTCGCGACGATCGCGGCGGAGACCGGCCGGTACGGCGAGGCACTGGGCCAGTCCCACCAGGCGCTGACGTTGTGGCGCCACCTGGACAACACGTACCGCCAGGCGGGCACGCTCGCCGCGATGGGCGACGCGCACCACGCCCTCGGCCACCCGGGACAGGCGCGTGAGGCATGGCAGCAGTCGATCGACCTGTACCGAGCCCGCGGCCTGCACCCGGCGGCGGACGAGGTGGAGAAGCGAGCGGCGAACTCCGGTTGCGCTCGCGCTTCCGCCCCGCCTCCCCCTGGCCCACCCACCTGA
- a CDS encoding baseplate J/gp47 family protein, with the protein MSDETSIDLTDVLAVDETVTRTTGSAGFGVTPAGFLPKPFTRLLAEKIALAQQLIDPAIDLSSGSVVRKLLEVTALEDARTWAALAAEYDDSFVGTARGRALSDLGEELGITRPFLAATGSVTLTLAKALPASVPKLVLPRGSRLSTPGGHRVALAAAVQFTTGVSTAVVPVTSFDPGPVGNLDPAVADAGGGHPQRIDRWEVADAKLAGMIAADVAAGFLATASSIGQGLVRVQHTQALTGGNAQFDDDRYRALLLAAPRSLWTADSIAATVALVAGVRQVVVRDGWGGLDLSQSIFGQFAFFERLFAADRDLSSPFFVTVLVAPTEAAVWDGASGLRAAVQQAIRDVRPVGIFPDVVRAEQVFFTVQSDVVTAGLPLPSGSVAGRNLSPAALALKQRLAARLRGVVDGLSLAEPVRAAALSAAMMAEPGVVDVGDLHLMRFPYAVDGVGSGGESDTSPDVLDQDENLVLGADQIAVFVESPGRLTVR; encoded by the coding sequence GTGAGCGACGAGACCAGCATCGACCTGACCGACGTCCTCGCCGTCGACGAGACCGTCACCCGGACCACCGGCAGCGCCGGCTTCGGCGTGACCCCGGCGGGGTTCCTGCCCAAGCCGTTCACCCGGCTGCTGGCCGAGAAGATCGCGCTCGCGCAGCAGCTGATCGACCCGGCCATCGACCTCTCCAGCGGCAGCGTCGTGCGCAAGCTCCTCGAGGTCACCGCGCTGGAGGACGCGCGGACCTGGGCCGCGCTGGCGGCGGAGTACGACGACAGCTTCGTCGGCACCGCCCGCGGCCGCGCGCTGTCCGACCTCGGCGAGGAGCTCGGGATCACCCGGCCGTTCCTCGCCGCGACCGGCTCCGTCACGCTGACGCTGGCGAAGGCGCTGCCCGCCAGCGTGCCGAAACTGGTGCTGCCACGCGGTTCCCGGCTGTCGACACCGGGCGGGCACCGCGTCGCGCTGGCCGCCGCCGTCCAGTTCACGACCGGGGTGAGCACCGCCGTCGTGCCGGTGACGAGCTTCGACCCCGGACCGGTGGGCAACCTCGACCCGGCCGTCGCCGACGCCGGTGGCGGGCACCCGCAGCGGATCGACCGGTGGGAGGTCGCCGACGCGAAGCTCGCCGGGATGATCGCGGCCGACGTGGCGGCCGGCTTCCTCGCCACGGCGTCGTCGATCGGCCAGGGCCTGGTCCGCGTCCAGCACACGCAGGCGCTGACCGGCGGCAACGCCCAGTTCGACGACGACCGCTACCGGGCGCTGCTGCTCGCCGCGCCGCGGTCGCTGTGGACGGCGGACTCGATCGCCGCCACGGTGGCGCTGGTCGCCGGCGTGCGGCAGGTCGTGGTGCGCGACGGCTGGGGCGGGCTGGACCTGTCCCAGTCGATCTTCGGCCAGTTCGCCTTCTTCGAGCGGCTGTTCGCGGCCGACCGCGACCTGTCTTCGCCGTTCTTCGTCACGGTGCTGGTGGCCCCCACCGAGGCCGCGGTCTGGGACGGCGCGTCCGGGCTGCGCGCGGCGGTGCAGCAGGCGATCCGGGACGTCCGCCCGGTCGGGATCTTTCCCGACGTCGTGCGGGCCGAGCAGGTGTTCTTCACCGTCCAGTCCGACGTGGTCACCGCGGGCCTGCCGCTGCCGTCGGGGTCGGTCGCCGGCCGCAACCTGAGTCCCGCCGCGCTGGCGCTCAAGCAGCGGCTCGCGGCCCGGCTGCGCGGGGTCGTCGACGGGCTGTCGCTGGCCGAACCGGTGCGGGCCGCGGCGCTGTCCGCGGCGATGATGGCCGAGCCCGGCGTCGTCGACGTCGGCGACCTGCACCTGATGCGGTTCCCGTACGCGGTCGACGGCGTGGGATCCGGTGGGGAGAGCGACACCTCGCCCGACGTGCTCGACCAGGACGAGAACCTCGTCCTGGGGGCCGACCAGATCGCGGTCTTCGTCGAGTCGCCCGGCCGATTGACGGTGCGGTGA
- a CDS encoding RimK family alpha-L-glutamate ligase, producing MTILLWGLVRDQPMAAVRTQLERLGAPVRFLDQRQVLETTVQVDGGRTSRTVVTVAGRAFDLDRVQAAYVRPHDSTQLPGLRTRPPGSVEWRHAAEVDQVLNAWTDRTGAYVLNRPEAAAGNASKPFQLRAIAGAGFAVPPTLVTNDPDRVADFLREHGDVIVKSASGVRSRVRRVRPEERFADVAACPTQFQRRVPGTDVRVHVVGAEVFAVEVDSDADDYRYARVLGHRDPVLTSIELPPEVTLRCFDLAKRLGLPVAGIDLRRTPDGEWYCFEVNPSPGFTYYESQTGQPIAAAVAGLLAAAALCKEHPR from the coding sequence ATGACCATCCTCCTCTGGGGCCTGGTCCGCGACCAGCCGATGGCCGCCGTCCGCACTCAGCTCGAGCGGCTCGGTGCGCCGGTCCGGTTCCTCGACCAGCGCCAAGTCCTCGAAACCACCGTCCAGGTCGATGGCGGCCGCACCAGCCGGACCGTCGTGACCGTCGCCGGCCGGGCCTTCGACCTCGACCGCGTCCAAGCCGCCTACGTTCGCCCGCACGACAGCACCCAGCTGCCCGGCCTGCGCACCCGGCCGCCCGGCTCGGTGGAGTGGCGGCACGCCGCCGAAGTGGATCAGGTGCTCAACGCCTGGACCGACCGGACCGGCGCCTACGTGCTGAACCGGCCAGAAGCCGCCGCCGGGAACGCGTCCAAGCCGTTTCAGCTGCGGGCCATCGCCGGAGCCGGGTTCGCCGTGCCGCCGACGCTCGTCACCAACGACCCGGACCGGGTCGCGGACTTCCTCCGCGAGCACGGTGACGTCATCGTCAAGTCGGCCAGCGGGGTGCGCAGCCGCGTGCGGCGGGTCCGGCCCGAGGAGCGGTTCGCGGACGTCGCCGCCTGCCCGACGCAGTTCCAGCGCCGCGTTCCCGGGACCGACGTCCGGGTGCACGTCGTCGGCGCCGAGGTGTTCGCCGTCGAGGTGGACAGCGACGCCGACGACTACCGGTACGCACGGGTGCTCGGGCACCGCGACCCCGTCCTGACGTCGATCGAGCTGCCGCCGGAGGTCACGCTCCGCTGCTTCGACCTCGCCAAGCGGCTCGGGCTCCCGGTCGCCGGCATCGACCTGCGGCGCACCCCGGACGGCGAGTGGTACTGCTTCGAAGTCAACCCTTCGCCGGGCTTCACCTACTACGAATCGCAAACCGGCCAGCCGATCGCGGCGGCCGTCGCCGGGCTGCTGGCCGCGGCCGCGTTGTGCAAGGAGCACCCCCGATGA
- a CDS encoding LysR family transcriptional regulator produces the protein MDLDLRLVRYFVTVADELHFGRAAARLYISQPALSKQIRRLEAEVGAPLFVRDSRHVTLTPRGERFLQLARQLLATAGQMLREPAPNRLRVAHIFELDTSRVVTDAYLAAHPGVQVVQSQMDSARQLATLLDDHLDVAILRVTGALRAEYPAGWQHAPLRLEPFRLIGRPGDPNRAAVSVHERPIEVFADAPGTALYNVHGHYLSSFEQHTGLALRWLGNPGTFDHCRAVLGRAPDSAFLLEFESYARRYAEHGFPVHRPQELQPVYSWSVAWRAGEESETVREFLRIAGETAERHHWLRPERADGAPLWTPPEDLSAAP, from the coding sequence ATGGACCTCGACCTCAGGCTGGTGCGCTACTTCGTCACGGTCGCCGACGAGCTGCACTTCGGGCGCGCCGCCGCCCGGCTGTACATCAGCCAGCCGGCGCTGTCCAAGCAGATCCGCCGGCTCGAAGCCGAGGTCGGCGCGCCGCTGTTCGTGCGCGACAGCCGCCACGTCACCCTGACCCCGCGCGGCGAGCGGTTCCTGCAGCTCGCGCGGCAGCTGCTGGCCACCGCCGGCCAGATGCTGCGCGAACCGGCGCCGAACCGCCTGCGGGTCGCGCACATCTTCGAGCTGGACACCAGCCGGGTCGTCACCGACGCCTACCTCGCGGCGCACCCGGGCGTCCAGGTGGTCCAGAGCCAGATGGACAGCGCCCGCCAGCTCGCCACGCTGCTCGACGACCACCTCGACGTCGCGATCCTGCGCGTCACCGGCGCGTTGCGGGCCGAGTACCCGGCGGGCTGGCAGCACGCGCCGCTGCGGCTCGAGCCGTTCCGGCTGATCGGCAGGCCCGGCGACCCGAACCGGGCGGCCGTTTCGGTGCACGAGCGCCCCATCGAGGTCTTCGCGGACGCGCCCGGCACGGCGCTGTACAACGTGCACGGCCACTACCTGAGCTCGTTCGAGCAGCACACCGGTCTCGCGCTGCGCTGGCTGGGCAACCCCGGCACGTTCGACCACTGCCGCGCCGTGCTCGGCCGCGCACCGGACAGCGCTTTCCTGCTCGAATTCGAGAGCTACGCCCGCCGGTACGCCGAGCACGGCTTCCCGGTGCACCGGCCGCAGGAGCTGCAGCCGGTGTACTCGTGGTCGGTGGCCTGGCGCGCGGGCGAGGAGTCGGAGACCGTCCGGGAATTCCTGCGCATCGCGGGCGAAACCGCCGAACGGCACCACTGGCTGCGCCCCGAACGGGCCGATGGCGCACCACTGTGGACCCCGCCCGAAGACCTCTCCGCCGCCCCTTAG
- a CDS encoding alpha/beta hydrolase, with protein sequence MAPAGTPVVFIHGLWLHATSWTPWIEHFRAAGYAPVAPGWPNEPETVEAAREHPEAVADIGIDDATNHFASIIEGLDRPPVIVGHSFGGLITEKLLGRGIGAAGVAIDPAQIKGVLPLPLAQLRAGLPALGNPANLHRSVSLTEKEFRFGFGNALTDEESAELYRRWTIPSPARPLFQAAAANFVLHSEAKVDTGRADRGPLLLVSGTADHTVPDVVTRSTLKQYRDSTAVTELKQFEGRGHSLTIDSGWRDVADAVLAWLREHGV encoded by the coding sequence ATGGCACCCGCGGGTACCCCTGTCGTGTTCATCCACGGTCTGTGGCTCCACGCCACGTCGTGGACCCCCTGGATCGAGCACTTCCGGGCCGCCGGGTACGCACCCGTCGCGCCCGGCTGGCCGAACGAGCCCGAAACCGTCGAAGCGGCCAGAGAACACCCGGAAGCGGTCGCGGACATCGGCATCGACGACGCCACGAACCACTTCGCGTCGATCATCGAAGGCCTCGACCGGCCGCCGGTGATCGTCGGCCACTCGTTCGGCGGCCTGATCACCGAGAAGCTACTCGGCCGGGGCATCGGCGCGGCCGGGGTCGCCATCGACCCGGCGCAGATCAAGGGCGTGCTGCCGCTGCCGCTGGCGCAGCTGCGCGCGGGCCTGCCCGCGCTGGGCAACCCGGCCAACCTGCACCGGTCGGTGTCGCTGACCGAAAAGGAGTTCCGCTTCGGCTTCGGCAACGCGCTGACCGACGAGGAGTCGGCCGAGCTGTATCGGCGCTGGACGATCCCGTCGCCGGCCCGGCCGCTGTTCCAGGCCGCGGCCGCGAACTTCGTCCTGCACTCCGAGGCGAAGGTCGACACCGGCCGAGCGGACCGCGGCCCGCTCCTGCTGGTCTCCGGCACCGCGGACCACACCGTCCCGGACGTCGTCACCCGCTCGACGCTCAAGCAGTACCGCGACTCCACCGCCGTCACCGAGCTGAAGCAGTTCGAAGGGCGGGGCCACTCGCTCACGATCGACAGCGGCTGGCGCGATGTCGCCGACGCCGTGCTCGCCTGGCTGCGCGAGCACGGGGTCTGA
- a CDS encoding SDR family NAD(P)-dependent oxidoreductase, with the protein MELDLGGRVAVVTGASRGIGLAVTRTLVAEGVHVVAGARAPGAELEELARAGKAHTLAVDLGTADGPGKLVELALTELGRVDILVNNVGAVSPRPNGFLLVTDEEWTRSITLNLLSAVRATRAVLPTMVTAGRGSIVTIASINATLPDPGVIDYSAAKAALVNFTKSVSKEFGPRGVRANAINPGPVATDLWLGSGGVAETVAAGSGATPGAVAGEAASHAVTGRFTQPAEVANLAAFLAADRVAGNITGATFTLDGGYTTETH; encoded by the coding sequence GTGGAACTGGATCTGGGCGGCCGCGTCGCCGTCGTCACCGGGGCCAGCCGGGGCATCGGCCTGGCCGTCACCCGGACCCTGGTCGCCGAGGGCGTCCACGTCGTCGCCGGCGCCCGCGCGCCCGGGGCCGAGCTGGAGGAGCTCGCGCGGGCCGGGAAGGCGCACACGCTGGCCGTGGACCTCGGCACCGCCGACGGCCCCGGCAAGCTGGTGGAGCTGGCGCTGACCGAGCTCGGGCGCGTCGACATCCTGGTCAACAACGTCGGCGCCGTCAGCCCGCGGCCGAACGGCTTCCTGCTCGTCACCGACGAGGAGTGGACCCGGTCGATCACCCTCAACCTGCTGAGCGCGGTCCGCGCGACGCGCGCGGTGCTGCCGACGATGGTGACCGCGGGCCGGGGCAGCATCGTCACGATCGCCTCGATCAACGCGACCCTGCCCGACCCCGGCGTCATCGACTACAGCGCGGCGAAGGCGGCGCTGGTCAACTTCACGAAGTCGGTGTCGAAGGAGTTCGGCCCCCGCGGGGTCCGCGCCAACGCGATCAACCCGGGCCCGGTCGCGACGGACCTCTGGCTCGGCTCGGGCGGCGTGGCCGAAACCGTCGCGGCGGGCTCCGGCGCGACCCCCGGCGCGGTGGCCGGCGAAGCGGCCTCCCACGCCGTGACCGGCCGCTTCACCCAGCCGGCGGAAGTCGCCAACCTGGCGGCGTTCCTGGCCGCCGACCGGGTCGCGGGCAACATCACCGGCGCGACCTTCACCCTCGACGGCGGGTACACCACCGAAACGCACTAA
- a CDS encoding MOSC and FAD-binding oxidoreductase domain-containing protein produces MARLVSLNVGLPKDVAWQDRTVHTGIFKYPVEGPRLVRRLNVDGDGQGDLGGHGGENRAVLVYQRESYEHWRRFLGRDDLEDGQFGENFTVDGLPDDEVHIGDRYRIGEAEFEVTQPRVTCFRVGMRLGEPRMPSLLVAHHRPGFYLRVITEGHVEAGDEIVRTRAGRHELSVAAIDALLYLPDRDPEVLRKALDIPALSPGWQGSFRDLLAAPAPRVQRGFRPLRVTRVVPESSTVTSIHLAADSPLPRAEPGQYVTLRVPGAGDPAPVRSYSLSAAPSEREYRISVKRDGVVSSYLQTQLAPGAVLDVAGPRGDFVLTDDERPVVLVSAGIGVTPVLAMLHALAASGSPREVRWVHTARTAAEQAFAAEAHALLAGLRHGREHVFLTADTGRLSLSSLSTLDLPVDADVYLCGPDAFMTAMRTAFVSLGFDASRVHSELFGGVPAINPGLVGVTRTPPHAPPGAPGNGPAVTFARSGLTVPWSEGYPSLLEFAEACDVPTRWSCRTGVCHTCVTPVLSGSVSYDPDPLEPAAEGEALICCARPREDVVLDL; encoded by the coding sequence ATGGCGCGCTTGGTGTCGCTCAACGTCGGGCTGCCGAAGGACGTGGCCTGGCAGGACCGGACCGTCCACACGGGAATCTTCAAGTACCCGGTCGAGGGACCGCGGCTGGTCCGCCGCCTCAACGTCGACGGCGACGGCCAGGGCGACCTGGGTGGCCACGGCGGCGAGAACCGCGCGGTGCTGGTCTACCAGCGCGAGTCGTACGAGCACTGGCGGCGGTTCCTCGGGCGCGACGACCTCGAAGACGGCCAGTTCGGCGAGAACTTCACCGTCGACGGCCTCCCGGACGACGAGGTGCACATCGGCGACCGGTACCGGATCGGCGAAGCGGAGTTCGAGGTCACGCAGCCGCGGGTGACGTGCTTCCGCGTCGGCATGCGCCTGGGCGAGCCGCGGATGCCGTCCCTGCTGGTGGCGCACCACCGGCCGGGGTTCTACCTGCGCGTCATCACCGAGGGCCACGTCGAGGCCGGCGACGAGATCGTCCGCACCCGGGCCGGCCGCCACGAACTGAGCGTCGCGGCCATCGACGCGCTGCTCTACCTGCCGGACCGTGACCCCGAGGTGTTGCGCAAGGCGCTCGACATCCCGGCGCTCAGCCCCGGCTGGCAGGGCTCGTTCCGCGACCTGCTGGCGGCCCCGGCGCCCCGGGTTCAGCGTGGCTTCCGGCCGCTTCGGGTGACCCGCGTGGTGCCGGAGAGCTCGACGGTGACGTCGATCCACTTGGCGGCCGACTCCCCGCTGCCCCGCGCCGAGCCGGGCCAGTACGTGACGTTGCGCGTCCCGGGCGCCGGCGATCCGGCTCCGGTGCGGAGCTATTCGCTGTCGGCGGCGCCGTCGGAGCGTGAATACCGCATCAGCGTCAAGCGCGACGGCGTCGTGAGCAGCTACCTGCAGACGCAGTTGGCTCCCGGCGCGGTGCTCGACGTGGCCGGCCCTCGCGGCGACTTCGTCCTGACCGACGACGAGCGTCCCGTGGTGCTGGTCTCGGCGGGGATCGGTGTCACGCCGGTGCTGGCGATGCTGCACGCCTTGGCGGCCAGTGGTTCGCCACGGGAAGTCCGGTGGGTACACACGGCCAGGACCGCTGCCGAGCAGGCATTCGCCGCGGAGGCTCATGCGCTTCTGGCCGGCCTTCGCCACGGCCGTGAGCACGTGTTCTTGACGGCTGACACCGGGCGACTCAGCCTCTCCTCCTTGTCTACTTTGGACTTGCCGGTGGATGCGGACGTCTACTTGTGCGGCCCGGACGCGTTCATGACGGCCATGCGCACCGCGTTCGTATCGCTGGGCTTCGACGCTTCGCGTGTCCACAGTGAACTGTTCGGCGGGGTGCCGGCGATCAACCCGGGCCTCGTGGGCGTCACGCGGACTCCCCCGCACGCTCCACCGGGAGCGCCGGGGAACGGACCGGCGGTGACGTTCGCACGCAGCGGGCTGACCGTGCCGTGGTCCGAGGGGTATCCGAGCCTCCTGGAGTTCGCCGAGGCGTGCGACGTGCCGACGCGGTGGTCGTGCCGGACGGGGGTGTGCCACACGTGCGTGACGCCGGTCCTTTCGGGGAGCGTGTCGTACGACCCGGACCCCCTCGAGCCGGCGGCGGAGGGTGAGGCCCTGATCTGCTGCGCGCGGCCGCGCGAGGACGTGGTGCTGGACCTCTGA
- a CDS encoding CGNR zinc finger domain-containing protein, with amino-acid sequence MSLEVRLATTDETLLLDLLNTTPVRDGRAEDDLADVTAGREWLAAHGQPATDDEHRTLVEARSALQDIVRGDASPATAARFVDGVAYRAAFGDGVEWVLDVPPGRSAAARAVLAWDALAKSSPGRLRPCANPECRLFLIDHSKPNSARWCSMAVCGNRMKARRHYQRSRTAE; translated from the coding sequence ATGAGTTTGGAGGTTAGGTTGGCCACGACGGACGAGACCCTGCTGCTCGACCTGCTGAACACCACCCCGGTGCGTGACGGCCGGGCCGAGGACGACCTCGCGGACGTCACTGCCGGCCGGGAGTGGCTCGCCGCCCACGGGCAGCCGGCGACCGACGACGAGCACCGGACGCTGGTCGAGGCGCGGTCCGCCCTGCAGGACATCGTGCGCGGCGACGCCTCCCCCGCGACGGCCGCGCGGTTCGTCGACGGCGTCGCCTACCGGGCCGCCTTCGGCGACGGCGTCGAGTGGGTCCTCGACGTGCCACCGGGCCGGTCCGCGGCGGCGCGGGCCGTGCTCGCCTGGGACGCGCTGGCGAAGTCGAGCCCCGGCCGGCTGCGCCCGTGCGCCAACCCGGAGTGCCGGCTGTTCCTGATCGACCACAGCAAGCCCAACAGCGCCCGCTGGTGTTCGATGGCCGTCTGCGGCAACCGCATGAAGGCCCGGCGGCACTACCAGCGCTCGCGCACGGCGGAATGA